A single region of the Marinitoga hydrogenitolerans DSM 16785 genome encodes:
- a CDS encoding rod-binding protein — MISSVSFMGAIRNNYNNVKKEDVAAELVGSVFSKVFKDMYNSDVFKNNLLPKSNTEKWFREMLIDQYSVTIAKNNMKPLVNEILKAYQKP, encoded by the coding sequence ATGATATCTTCAGTATCTTTTATGGGAGCAATAAGAAATAATTATAATAATGTAAAAAAAGAAGATGTCGCTGCTGAATTAGTCGGTTCTGTTTTTTCAAAGGTTTTTAAAGATATGTATAATTCGGATGTTTTTAAGAACAATTTATTGCCTAAATCTAATACAGAAAAATGGTTTAGAGAAATGTTGATTGATCAATATTCTGTAACTATCGCAAAAAATAATATGAAACCTTTAGTTAATGAAATTTTAAAGGCTTATCAAAAACCTTAA
- a CDS encoding TetR/AcrR family transcriptional regulator produces MIDTRKNSDIIKSNVRSKGGENITNIKEKILNSAINLFYKKGFEATGVREIAKKAKVSTSMINYHFGSKNGILEEIMEIFFSQMNEYLDKEHVKEKDLEIRLRLAIKSLINALRKNEKMFKIIMLHIPEENTKLVNLRAKKLKEIIFKKIWIDDFKGFENSEGIRYDIIGPALSGIIFSHFLLKDLIPQITNSNIDNEFYEVYPDYIADIYLYGVLKKLK; encoded by the coding sequence ATTATTGACACACGAAAAAATAGTGATATAATTAAATCGAACGTTCGTTCGAAAGGAGGTGAAAATATAACTAATATCAAAGAAAAAATACTAAATTCTGCTATTAATTTATTTTATAAAAAAGGTTTTGAAGCGACAGGGGTTAGAGAAATTGCTAAAAAGGCAAAGGTTAGCACATCAATGATAAATTATCATTTTGGATCTAAAAATGGGATTCTTGAAGAAATAATGGAAATATTTTTTTCTCAAATGAATGAATATCTTGACAAAGAACATGTAAAGGAAAAAGATTTGGAAATTAGACTACGTTTAGCCATTAAATCATTAATTAATGCTTTAAGAAAGAATGAAAAGATGTTTAAAATAATAATGCTACATATACCTGAAGAAAATACAAAATTGGTTAATCTACGTGCTAAAAAACTTAAAGAAATTATATTTAAAAAAATATGGATTGATGACTTTAAAGGATTTGAAAATAGCGAAGGTATTAGATATGACATAATAGGACCTGCATTAAGTGGCATTATTTTCTCGCATTTTCTACTAAAAGACTTAATTCCTCAAATTACCAATTCAAATATTGATAATGAATTTTACGAAGTTTATCCAGATTATATTGCAGACATCTATTTGTATGGTGTATTAAAAAAATTAAAATAA